A single window of Liolophura sinensis isolate JHLJ2023 chromosome 6, CUHK_Ljap_v2, whole genome shotgun sequence DNA harbors:
- the LOC135468155 gene encoding transcription factor ETV6-like isoform X1: MIEDEAKKGSTAPQIAMMYPWQTFPYQPGNMSPAITPLPVMPSSLAKHPQMWSKEEVGVWLKWCVEEYSISQIPNDKFNMNGKALCLLVRSDFMERVPDVGDILYNVLQKLINRNSGPMLYQPLPTYPAITSGNTGYSPCSVPATPRPDNTFLVVPGNTSSRPRIPQPRSNYIPILPDLKKALHSRESNPKYPLSVAAYRLPVSSPPDTVLSPAPSAGSDSGQSDHRSENASPPAGIEGGSDIYLETRKASMFADSGMETDQARTTPNSGYQRNVADVNQVWPEKNTDSKTRGTGCDLFCGDLGTLGFSSNFNYRHTNARTGDCRLLWEFINYLLVHERYTDYIRWEDAEKLTFRIINPTALAELWGIQKNRTNMTYEKLSRALRYYYKMNIIKKVPGKRLTYQFLQQPKDIKKGQRGARPQVRPPTTQYPYPGRMSEVSAKDHTLTDETTYNHKRMYLERPFNEEPELNDERSFKCDSSPFGEKPAFSASPSPPSLSSERSSIDSVSYNGTAEVVTFPVQDEPEDLSVKVLLQDKITIKREAVVMQHDVNLNFKKALNEYNDVLSPVASTKDEQVNGENAEMEAKS; the protein is encoded by the exons ATGATCGAAGATGAAG CTAAAAAAGGCTCCACGGCTCCTCAAATCGCTATGATGTACCCGTGGCAAACCTTTCCCTATCAGCCTGGAAATATGAGCCCAGCCATTACCCCTCTACCCGTCATGCCCTCTAGTTTAG CTAAACATCCACAAATGTGGTCCAAAGAAGAGGTTGGAGTCTGGTTAAAATGGTGTGTTGAGGAGTATTCCATATCACAGATTCCCAATGACAAATTCAACATGAATG gtAAAGCCCTATGCCTGTTGGTAAGAAGTGATTTTATGGAGCGTGTTCCTGATGTTGGAGACATCCTGTACAACGTTCTGCAAAAGCTGATCAACAGGAACTCTG GTCCGATGTTGTATCAGCCACTTCCCACATATCCGGCCATCACTTCCGGTAACACAGGATACTCGCCGTGCAGCGTACCTG cgacTCCTCGACCAGACAATACCTTTCTGGTCGTCCCTGGCAACACGTCCTCGCGACCAAGGATCCCTCAACCACGTTCCAACTATATACCGATCTTACCTGACCTGAAGAAGGCGTTACACTCAAGAGAAAGTAACCCGAAATATCCCCTTTCTGTGGCAG CATACAGACTGCCTGTGTCCAGCCCTCCCGACACTGTCCTGAGTCCGGCACCCAGTGCTGGTTCCGACAGTGGACAATCCGACCACCGATCTGAGAATGCATCACCACCCGCTGGTATAG AGGGCGGATCAGATATTTACCTGGAGACGCGAAAGGCGTCGATGTTTGCTGACAGTGGAATGGAAACAGATCAAGCCCGGACGACACCGAACTCCGGATACCAAAGAAATGTGGCTGATGTTAACCAAGTGTGGCCAGAAAAAAATACCG ATTCCAAAACGAGAGGGACTGGCTGTGACTTATTTTGTGGGGACCTAGGAACATTAGGCTTCAGTTCGAATTTCAATTATAGACATACAAACGCAAGAACAGGAG aCTGCCGGCTGCTATGGGAGTTCATCAACTATCTGTTGGTACATGAGCGTTACACGGACTACATCAGATGGGAGGATGCCGAAAAGTTGACCTTTAGAATCATCAACCCGACTGCTCTGGCGGAACTCTGGGGTATTCAGAAAAACCGGACCAACATGACGTACGAAAAACTGTCCCGGGCGTTACGCTAttactacaagatgaacataaTTAAAAAGGTTCCAGGGAAAAGACTTACATATCA ATTTCTTCAACAACCCAAAGATATTAAGAAAGGCCAAAGAGGAGCACGACCCCAGGTTCGACCTCCCACCACCCAATACCCTTACCCCGGCAGAATGAGTGAGGTTTCCGCTAAAGACCACACGCTCACCGATGAGACCACGTACAACCACAAGCGTATGTACTTGGAACGGCCGTTCAACGAAGAGCCTGAGCTTAACGATGAAAGATCGTTTAAGTGCGACTCTTCTCCGTTTGGAGAGAAACCAGCTTTCTCCGCGTCCCCTTCCCCTCCGAGTTTGTCTTCTGAAAGATCTTCGATAGACTCCGTCAGTTACAACGGCACAGCGGAAGTTGTCACATTTCCGGTTCAAGATGAACCGGAGGATTTGTCGGTTAAAGTTTTGCTGCAAGACAAAATAACCATAAAGAGGGAGGCGGTGGTTATGCAACATGACGTAAACTTAAACTTTAAGAAAGCTTTAAATGAGTACAATGATGTCTTATCTCCGGTGGCATCCACAAAGGATGAGCAAGTAAATGGGGAGAACGCGGAAATGGAAGCTAAGAGTTGA
- the LOC135468155 gene encoding transcription factor ETV6-like isoform X2, translated as MEAKKGSTAPQIAMMYPWQTFPYQPGNMSPAITPLPVMPSSLAKHPQMWSKEEVGVWLKWCVEEYSISQIPNDKFNMNGKALCLLVRSDFMERVPDVGDILYNVLQKLINRNSGPMLYQPLPTYPAITSGNTGYSPCSVPATPRPDNTFLVVPGNTSSRPRIPQPRSNYIPILPDLKKALHSRESNPKYPLSVAAYRLPVSSPPDTVLSPAPSAGSDSGQSDHRSENASPPAGIEGGSDIYLETRKASMFADSGMETDQARTTPNSGYQRNVADVNQVWPEKNTDSKTRGTGCDLFCGDLGTLGFSSNFNYRHTNARTGDCRLLWEFINYLLVHERYTDYIRWEDAEKLTFRIINPTALAELWGIQKNRTNMTYEKLSRALRYYYKMNIIKKVPGKRLTYQFLQQPKDIKKGQRGARPQVRPPTTQYPYPGRMSEVSAKDHTLTDETTYNHKRMYLERPFNEEPELNDERSFKCDSSPFGEKPAFSASPSPPSLSSERSSIDSVSYNGTAEVVTFPVQDEPEDLSVKVLLQDKITIKREAVVMQHDVNLNFKKALNEYNDVLSPVASTKDEQVNGENAEMEAKS; from the exons CTAAAAAAGGCTCCACGGCTCCTCAAATCGCTATGATGTACCCGTGGCAAACCTTTCCCTATCAGCCTGGAAATATGAGCCCAGCCATTACCCCTCTACCCGTCATGCCCTCTAGTTTAG CTAAACATCCACAAATGTGGTCCAAAGAAGAGGTTGGAGTCTGGTTAAAATGGTGTGTTGAGGAGTATTCCATATCACAGATTCCCAATGACAAATTCAACATGAATG gtAAAGCCCTATGCCTGTTGGTAAGAAGTGATTTTATGGAGCGTGTTCCTGATGTTGGAGACATCCTGTACAACGTTCTGCAAAAGCTGATCAACAGGAACTCTG GTCCGATGTTGTATCAGCCACTTCCCACATATCCGGCCATCACTTCCGGTAACACAGGATACTCGCCGTGCAGCGTACCTG cgacTCCTCGACCAGACAATACCTTTCTGGTCGTCCCTGGCAACACGTCCTCGCGACCAAGGATCCCTCAACCACGTTCCAACTATATACCGATCTTACCTGACCTGAAGAAGGCGTTACACTCAAGAGAAAGTAACCCGAAATATCCCCTTTCTGTGGCAG CATACAGACTGCCTGTGTCCAGCCCTCCCGACACTGTCCTGAGTCCGGCACCCAGTGCTGGTTCCGACAGTGGACAATCCGACCACCGATCTGAGAATGCATCACCACCCGCTGGTATAG AGGGCGGATCAGATATTTACCTGGAGACGCGAAAGGCGTCGATGTTTGCTGACAGTGGAATGGAAACAGATCAAGCCCGGACGACACCGAACTCCGGATACCAAAGAAATGTGGCTGATGTTAACCAAGTGTGGCCAGAAAAAAATACCG ATTCCAAAACGAGAGGGACTGGCTGTGACTTATTTTGTGGGGACCTAGGAACATTAGGCTTCAGTTCGAATTTCAATTATAGACATACAAACGCAAGAACAGGAG aCTGCCGGCTGCTATGGGAGTTCATCAACTATCTGTTGGTACATGAGCGTTACACGGACTACATCAGATGGGAGGATGCCGAAAAGTTGACCTTTAGAATCATCAACCCGACTGCTCTGGCGGAACTCTGGGGTATTCAGAAAAACCGGACCAACATGACGTACGAAAAACTGTCCCGGGCGTTACGCTAttactacaagatgaacataaTTAAAAAGGTTCCAGGGAAAAGACTTACATATCA ATTTCTTCAACAACCCAAAGATATTAAGAAAGGCCAAAGAGGAGCACGACCCCAGGTTCGACCTCCCACCACCCAATACCCTTACCCCGGCAGAATGAGTGAGGTTTCCGCTAAAGACCACACGCTCACCGATGAGACCACGTACAACCACAAGCGTATGTACTTGGAACGGCCGTTCAACGAAGAGCCTGAGCTTAACGATGAAAGATCGTTTAAGTGCGACTCTTCTCCGTTTGGAGAGAAACCAGCTTTCTCCGCGTCCCCTTCCCCTCCGAGTTTGTCTTCTGAAAGATCTTCGATAGACTCCGTCAGTTACAACGGCACAGCGGAAGTTGTCACATTTCCGGTTCAAGATGAACCGGAGGATTTGTCGGTTAAAGTTTTGCTGCAAGACAAAATAACCATAAAGAGGGAGGCGGTGGTTATGCAACATGACGTAAACTTAAACTTTAAGAAAGCTTTAAATGAGTACAATGATGTCTTATCTCCGGTGGCATCCACAAAGGATGAGCAAGTAAATGGGGAGAACGCGGAAATGGAAGCTAAGAGTTGA
- the LOC135468155 gene encoding transcription factor ETV6-like isoform X3 has product MNGKALCLLVRSDFMERVPDVGDILYNVLQKLINRNSGPMLYQPLPTYPAITSGNTGYSPCSVPATPRPDNTFLVVPGNTSSRPRIPQPRSNYIPILPDLKKALHSRESNPKYPLSVAAYRLPVSSPPDTVLSPAPSAGSDSGQSDHRSENASPPAGIEGGSDIYLETRKASMFADSGMETDQARTTPNSGYQRNVADVNQVWPEKNTDSKTRGTGCDLFCGDLGTLGFSSNFNYRHTNARTGDCRLLWEFINYLLVHERYTDYIRWEDAEKLTFRIINPTALAELWGIQKNRTNMTYEKLSRALRYYYKMNIIKKVPGKRLTYQFLQQPKDIKKGQRGARPQVRPPTTQYPYPGRMSEVSAKDHTLTDETTYNHKRMYLERPFNEEPELNDERSFKCDSSPFGEKPAFSASPSPPSLSSERSSIDSVSYNGTAEVVTFPVQDEPEDLSVKVLLQDKITIKREAVVMQHDVNLNFKKALNEYNDVLSPVASTKDEQVNGENAEMEAKS; this is encoded by the exons ATGAAT ggtAAAGCCCTATGCCTGTTGGTAAGAAGTGATTTTATGGAGCGTGTTCCTGATGTTGGAGACATCCTGTACAACGTTCTGCAAAAGCTGATCAACAGGAACTCTG GTCCGATGTTGTATCAGCCACTTCCCACATATCCGGCCATCACTTCCGGTAACACAGGATACTCGCCGTGCAGCGTACCTG cgacTCCTCGACCAGACAATACCTTTCTGGTCGTCCCTGGCAACACGTCCTCGCGACCAAGGATCCCTCAACCACGTTCCAACTATATACCGATCTTACCTGACCTGAAGAAGGCGTTACACTCAAGAGAAAGTAACCCGAAATATCCCCTTTCTGTGGCAG CATACAGACTGCCTGTGTCCAGCCCTCCCGACACTGTCCTGAGTCCGGCACCCAGTGCTGGTTCCGACAGTGGACAATCCGACCACCGATCTGAGAATGCATCACCACCCGCTGGTATAG AGGGCGGATCAGATATTTACCTGGAGACGCGAAAGGCGTCGATGTTTGCTGACAGTGGAATGGAAACAGATCAAGCCCGGACGACACCGAACTCCGGATACCAAAGAAATGTGGCTGATGTTAACCAAGTGTGGCCAGAAAAAAATACCG ATTCCAAAACGAGAGGGACTGGCTGTGACTTATTTTGTGGGGACCTAGGAACATTAGGCTTCAGTTCGAATTTCAATTATAGACATACAAACGCAAGAACAGGAG aCTGCCGGCTGCTATGGGAGTTCATCAACTATCTGTTGGTACATGAGCGTTACACGGACTACATCAGATGGGAGGATGCCGAAAAGTTGACCTTTAGAATCATCAACCCGACTGCTCTGGCGGAACTCTGGGGTATTCAGAAAAACCGGACCAACATGACGTACGAAAAACTGTCCCGGGCGTTACGCTAttactacaagatgaacataaTTAAAAAGGTTCCAGGGAAAAGACTTACATATCA ATTTCTTCAACAACCCAAAGATATTAAGAAAGGCCAAAGAGGAGCACGACCCCAGGTTCGACCTCCCACCACCCAATACCCTTACCCCGGCAGAATGAGTGAGGTTTCCGCTAAAGACCACACGCTCACCGATGAGACCACGTACAACCACAAGCGTATGTACTTGGAACGGCCGTTCAACGAAGAGCCTGAGCTTAACGATGAAAGATCGTTTAAGTGCGACTCTTCTCCGTTTGGAGAGAAACCAGCTTTCTCCGCGTCCCCTTCCCCTCCGAGTTTGTCTTCTGAAAGATCTTCGATAGACTCCGTCAGTTACAACGGCACAGCGGAAGTTGTCACATTTCCGGTTCAAGATGAACCGGAGGATTTGTCGGTTAAAGTTTTGCTGCAAGACAAAATAACCATAAAGAGGGAGGCGGTGGTTATGCAACATGACGTAAACTTAAACTTTAAGAAAGCTTTAAATGAGTACAATGATGTCTTATCTCCGGTGGCATCCACAAAGGATGAGCAAGTAAATGGGGAGAACGCGGAAATGGAAGCTAAGAGTTGA